TACTGAGTATCCGTTTCCTCAACTGGAgtcataaatatttcaaagagtTGCTGAGAGATGTTAATGGTACAGTCCATCAAgagtccctggcacatagtagagaCTTGACAAGTGCCACCTCCACTTGCCAGCCCCTAAACTTGGGCTCCCTCGCACAGCTTGCATATGGGGAAAATGCTCTTGAACTGGCATTGGTTGAACACAGGACATTGGAGCTGAAAGTGGGTGAGGTTCAGGTGAAGCAGAAATCAGATCTCCAAGGTCCCTGCACAGATGGGGGCAGACTTTTCTGCTGGCGTCCACAGAAATTCAGCCAACAGCTAGAGATGTTTGTTCCAAGTAGGAGTCAGAAGCAAGACCAAGTTGCTGAGGTCTGGTCTCCCATCAGGGATGACAAAGGGGAGGCCAGGAAAAGGGGCAGGTCACAGGGCTGGTGGTTCCTGGTGAAAGCAGTGCAGGCCCAATCGCGGCTGGGCTTACGGCCAAGTGGATTAAACACTCAGTGCTCTGAAACCTGCCAGGCTGACCCCTGCTCAGCTCAATCAGATCCGCCAGGGACATTGGCTTGATGAGGTTAAGCAAGCCATTCATGGTGATGGACTCCCCAGTTACCCCGATGTGATCGTGACACATCATACACCTGTGTCCAAAATATTgcatgcaccccataaatatgtacaactattatgtattcataataattaaaaataatttttgaccgggcacggtggctcatgcctgtaatcccagcactttgggaggccaggcgggtggatcacctgaggtcaggagttcaagaccagcctggccaatatggtgaaatcctgcccgcgtggtggtgggcacctataatccttgctactcgggaggctgaggcaggagaatcacttgaacctgggaggcagaagttgcggtgagctgagattgcgccatggcacaccagcctaggcaacaagagcaaaactccatctcaaaaaataaataaataaaaataataatattttttaaaaagagcaccGTGAAAGCAAAAGTATGCATATAAGAGGTATcttttggctgagtgcagtggctcatgccagtaatcccagcactttgggaggctgaggtgggtggatcacaaggtcaggagttcgagaccagcctggccaacatggtgaaaccctgtctctactaaaaatacaaaaattagctgggcatggtggcaggcacctgtaatcccagctactcgggaggctgagggaggagaattgcttaatcccaggaggcggaggttgcagtgagccgagactgtgccactgcactccagcctgggcaaaagagcgagactctgtcaaaaaaaaaaaaaaaaaaaagaggtatctTTTGCTTGGCTCTTGTCCAtatctgctgtgtgaccttgaataagtcaCTTTCCCTTTTTGTTCTCTGACTACACAGGTAGACATTAGAGCATCATGATTCTCTATGTTAATTGTTACACCCCACAAATGTGCCTTTGTTTCCTAATCAAATTAGTTGAAGACCAAGACCTTTTTGCTGAGGACAGGCCCACTGACTGGAGTCCCACCCTATCTTTCTCTCAAAGCACAAGAATGAGTGGTCTATagtttcctgtttctgtttttttaaaggaaacaataaTTTAAAGCCACCTGCAAAGGCATGAGGGCATAATCCTGGACATAAGTGGATTTGTTCCAACTTATTTTCTCAGTCTTCTATGGGATCATGTCACTCTTAGCTAATTCTATGCAATGCTTGCCTTTATTGCATCTTTCCAAAAAATTCGATGTTGGTTTCCTAAGGACAGCTCTCTCTTCCACTcatctgtctgtgtgtgtgtgtgtgtgtgtgtgtgtgtgtgtatatattttttaatcaaaaatatttgacaacTGCAATGGCCATGAGGACATTATGGagcaaacaaaattttatttatttatttagagacagggtctcactatgggAGCAAAcaaagtcttatttatttatttacttagagacAGCATCTAgttatgttgcctaagctggtctcaaactcctgagctcaagtgagcctcctgcctccacctcctaaagtgctgggattacaggcctgagtcactgctcctggccagaatcttttttttttttttcagttagtttagaaagtttattttgccaaggttgaggacgcaCACCCATAACAGAGCCTCAGCAGGCCCTGATGTCACGTGCCCAAGGCGGTCAGATCACAgtttggttttgtacattttagggagacataagacatcaatcaacatatgtaagatgaacactggtttggtctggaaaggcagggCAACTCAAAGCGGGGAGTGGGATTCCAAGGTATATAAGACACAAATGGTTGCCTTCTTTTGcgtttcttttgagtttctgattagcctctctgAAGGGGGCAATCCAAAATGCATTTAtgtcagtgagcagaggggtgactttgaatagaacaggaggcaggtttgccctgagcagttcccagcttgatttttccctttagctgagtgattttggggccccaagataCTTTCCTCTCACGTTTCctcccttttgtttttaaaaatatttcagagaaagcattttagaagaaactgagtctctactctcaggtttcatctgaggatgaaACTTGGCTAAGATGGTTTATTGCTACAGGGGTAGGTCCCGAGTtattaggaaagctcatttttagaAGGTTGTAAAGTCTCATgtcctatgaagagaaaataggaagaggaagggaaaacagcaacaacacacaaaagaacaatcctggaaaatCAAGATACAGGCCAGAGTACTCCGAAGTTCACACATCAGCAAATAGGTATGAAAGTAGCTTCTGTCTGTAAATATGtcgttatttttttctgaggttTAAGTTGTCTAGCTCCAGTTTGCAGGGCTTTATAAAAGCACAACTTAGTTTTCAGTGAGTCCAAATTagggaaaatggggaaaaaagaaggaaaaaatttaaaacattattttgaagacttgtagccaagaaaaactagaattcagtccaaactatagaaaataataaaaattgaaaaacattaggcaagactagaatGTAACAACAGGTGcactatagtttttgaaacataatgtttttccagtttcccattttttacTAAAGGTGACTCATGGTATGAGTGGTTTGCTTTATCATATTCGGCCTAACTTTTGCATAGAGTGCAGCAAGAATCTTCAACTGGTAAATGAAGTGAGTATTGTAAAGACAGCACCCCACCCCCAAGGTGACATTTAGTCTTAGGTCGAAGTCAACATCTTATACAGTAGGAGTGGAGTGTGTCAATTCATGAATAATCTGGTTAAGAGGTTAAGGGGTTATAAGAAAGATAGTTggcatttacaaaatatttaatccaacaaaaaacaggaaacacattcttctcaaactcacacagaacattcaccaagacagaTCATGTTCTGGGTTAGAAAACACACTGTAACAAATTTCAACAGAGATATGTCATACAAAGTATGCTCTTCActataatagaattaaaaaagaaacccatgaaagaaagatagctggaaaattcCACAATATATGGAGATTAAAGAACACACCTCTAAATAACACCTGGGGCAAGGAAGAAGTCTcaagagagatttttaaatattttgggccaggcgcagtggcttacgcctataatcccagcactttgggaggctgaggcaaacagatcacttgagcccaggagttcgaaaccagatTGGGccacatgctgaaaccccgtctctacaaaaaatacaaaaattagccaggcatggtgccatgcacctgtagtcccagctacttgggaggctgaggtgggaagatcgcctgagcccgggaggtcaaggctgcagtgagctaagattgtgccactgtaccccagcctgggcaacagcgtgcaaccccatctcaacaaaataaataaacattttttgaattaaattaaaatgaaaaagcagcCTATCAAAAAGTGTGGGATGTAGTGAAagtagtgtttagagggaaatttatagcgttgaatgcatatattaggAGAAGAAAGATCTAACTCAGAGAGGGATGAACAGGTGAGGCACAGGGGGGTTTTAAGGTAGTTGAACTGTTGCAGGGCAGGGGAGCCCCAAAATTGGGATGTCGTACGGGAAGGTTCTTGGCTTtgtccaggaaagaattcaagggtgagctagaggaggaagaaaaaggtttACTGAGGCAGCAGGGTTATAGCTCTGTGACTCAGAGCAGGGCCACCCCATAGGCAGTGCTTGGAGagcagcagctcagggcagttctACAGTCACTTTCATACCCACTTTTAAATACATTCAAAGTAAAGGCAGGTTCttcagaaatttctagaagaagggtggtaacttctgggtcatTGCCAGGGAATGAGGAAACTGTTCATGGTGCTGGTGCTTATGCCAGCCAGTCTTCAATCTGGCCCTGAGTCAAGCCCCACCTCTGAAGCTGAGTCCCACCTCCTATCTCAGAACTATCCTGCATGAtgctataatggtggatacatgaccTGTTATGTTTGGCAAAACCCACAGAACTGCAGGACACAAGAGTGAACCTTAATATAAACCTTAATGTAAATGGACTTTTGTTAATTATGATGTATTAATATCaattcatcaattgtaacaaatgtatcacaCACTGTTAACAATAGAGGAACTTATTGGCAGAAGGAGAGAGGTCTTACGGAACTCTCTGCACATTcagctcaatttttctgtaagccTAACACTGCTGTGAGAAACAaaatccaacctgggcaacatagcaagaccttatctctacaaaaaatagaaactgagctgggtgcagtaacgcatgcctgtagtcccaggtattcaggaggctgaggaaggaggatcgcttgaatccaggaggttgaggttgcagtgagtcaggatcatgcccctgcactccagcctgggtaacaaagcaagatcctgtctccaaaagataataaagtaaaaatctactaattgaaagggaaaaaagcatAGTATAATACcattcttaagaaaaagaaaagagacctctgtttgtgtgtgtgttaacataaaaaaaaatctggaaagctCTATATCAAAATGTTTATAGAGgcaattttgtagttttagaatcACAGATGATCTTTCCACTTCCTGATttctctgacttttttctttttgcaatggGCATGAATTGCTGGAAAATACCACAGACAACTGTGAAATGAtttcatcaacaacaaaaaagagataaagaaggaaacaCAAAATCTGTTAAATATGATTTATGTTGGCTGGGGGTTAAAATGCATTTTCAGAATAGAGTTCAGAGAAAGGCTGGGCTGCTAGTTGCTGGTTTAAGGACAAAGGGTAAGTTTCAGGAAGCAGAAAGCAAGCAGATGAAATTCAGCACTGGAATCAGGGGAGTGTCTGAtttgcaaaaggaaaatgaaaagacgGCTCCTCCCTTCCGAGGAAACGAAACCAACAGCAGCCCAGGCTCGGTCAGCAGAAGAGATAAAAGTGAACAGGTCTGGGAGCCAGTTCTGTTGCCACTGTCTCTCCTGTCGATGATGGATCTCAGAAAAACCCCAGCCAAATCTCTGGACAAGTTCATTGAAGACTATCTCTTGCCAGACAGGCGTTTTCGCATGCAAATCAACCATGCCATTGACATCATCTGTGGGTTCCTGAAGGAAAGGTGCTTCCGAGGTAGCTCCTCCCCTGTACGTGTGTCCAAGGTGGTAAAGGTGAGTCCAGGCCTGCCTGGTCAGGGGAGGGGTGGCTGAATGCACAAGAGTTGAGattgagagtgagagagagaaagagaaagagagagagagagagagagagagaaacctagAACCCAGGGTGCAAATGTGAGTACAGACAGCTGAGATCTTCTGGGCTGGTGGTTTCTTACTTATCCACACAGTATGATAAAATAGATTCTGGGGTGAAATGCTACATCCCTATTATTAACAAGTGACCCTCCCCCCGACCTTCCCATTAAAGTTTATGAACCACTGTCCTAGACCATGCCCATTTCAGAAAaagggaaactgaagcccagctCTGGTAAACCGCTGGCTAATTAGTGGCCAGGCTAGGGGCTCACCATTTCTGCAGTGAAGAATCAtatgttttgaaaacaaatagcATCTGCTGGCTGCCAAGACCTTGAGCGAATCACTTAACTGCTCTGTGTCccagtttcctcagctataatCCCCCATACTGTTACAGTCTTGCCAATGCACCTTAATGTAGCAGCTTCTCATTGTCTGAATTAGTACCCAAGGTTCTTTGTCCTGTGTCCAAGAAAATTAAGGAACATGGACACAAAGGTGagcttggagcaaaagttcagtaagcaaaagaagaaagctctctcTGCTGTGGAGAGGGAAGTCTGAGTGGATTGCCGGATCGCAGATGAATGCAAAAAACTTttacaagaaactgctctcttCCCTGTAACTGTTTGAGAAACTTGTTGTCAGTAAAGCTGTGCAACTCCCCTTACCTTATGCAGCTGTGGGTATGTCTCTAGGCAAGCACAAAGCGTCGCTTCTCTTGTACGTATGACTGTGGATTTGTTTCAGGTAAGCCCCACTTCCTGCGCCAGTTTCGGGCAGGCCACTCCTCCAGGGCCCAGCCTTGATCGTTTACCTAActgatttttcctcttcttcccctcaaCACCTCACAGGGCCGTGCAGATTAAGTGAAATAGTAAGTGTGAACCACCCAGCATAAGCTAGTCTTGGGCATAGTAAAGGACAATGGGAAAAGAACACAGATCCTGGAAGAAGGCCCCCAGGTTTGAACTGTATCTGCCACCTACTAGCTGGGCGATGGGGCTGATATATTATCTCACTGAGCATCcatttcccatctgtaaaatggggactaATGATAATGGCACCCAAATCATAGCATCATTGCGAGCATCATAGGAGTTTAAGATATGCGACGCCTTCAGGACAGTGGCTAATGCTCCATAATGTTAGTGGTtgcttctgtcattttatttaggGAGGTTTGCCTCACTAATGTCAGTTAttattcttgtcttctttttcagGGTGGCTCCTCTGGCAAAGGCACCTCCCTCAGAGGCCGATCTGACGCTGACCTGGTTGTCTTCCTCAGTCCTCTCACGACTTTTCAGGATCAGTTAAATCGCCGGGGAGAGTTCATCCAGGAAATTAGGAAACAGCTGGAAGCCTGTCAAAGAGAGAGAGCATTTTCCGTGAAGTTTGAGGTCCAGGCTCCACGCTGGGACAATCCCCGCGCGCTCAGCTTCGTGCTGAGTTCGCCCCAGCTCGGGGAGGGGGTGGAGTTCGATGTGCTGCCTGCCTTTGATGCCCTGGGTGAGAGCTCCcagcttctttttctccctcttcccatttCTGAGCAGAAATCTCCCACAGCTTGAGAGCTTTTTGCCCCAACAGGGCATCCCTCTAAAGCAGGGTGGGAGGAGACCTTAGGATCTCTTCCAGGGCAAGAATGAATATGGTCATGATCTATCACAGGAGAGACACTAAACAGCAAATTGGCATAATGTGAGGACAAAGACATTTCTTACAGAACATCTGCAAGGCTTACTGGTTCTGTTTATGGcaaaatgtgtgaattttatctttctaaaatcaGGCAGCAAAGATGTGGCTTAAAGTTCATGTTATTTTCATCTTTGTCCCAACATGAGATCTCATCAAACGTATGCAGCATGTTGGGAGATAGATATTTATAATCTGCAGGAACATTTGGACAGGAAGTGTAACCTCTCAGAGGCTCCTTCGCCACATCAGGAGAATTGGTAAAACCACACTGCCTATATCATATCATTATTTTAACTGATAAATGATCATCTACATTCAGCTCTGATGAGTAATAGGTGTTCAAAAATAGGAACTtccagccaagtgtggtggctcatgcttgtaattccaacactttgggagattgaggcgggagggtcgcttgaccccaggagctcaagaccagcctgggcaacaaagtgaaacctcatctctactaaaaattttaaaacattagccaagtgtggtggtacatgcctatggtCGCAGCTATTCAGGACGCTGAGACTGAACGATCACATGAGGACAGCCAAGGGTTCAAGGTGTCAGTGAGCCacgaatgtgccactgcactccatcctgggcacagagcaagagcaagaccctgtctcaatcagtcaatcaatcaaaaCTATGAATTTCCCAGCTGTATATGAAGGCGCCTCAGAACACCACAGTGAACTCAGAGAGGGACACGGAATAGTTCAGATTTTAATTTGTTGAGGGAAATGCAATGACGTCTGTCACAAGCCAAACAAACAGCTACTATTAAATTGTTTGAACTTACTGATTAGTGGCTACTAATTAATAGTTGGTCATTAAACAATAATTAGTGATTAATTATCAAGTAATTAGTACTTAACTAAAGGTACTGTCACAGTTTCCTTTAGTCCTAgggcagccataaaaataaaaggctgacACTCCAAAGACACCAGGGCGTGAGAAAGTTTTGGATTCTCTCACTTGTGCCGTCTCCTGTGTTGGGGGCTAGAGTGCAACGGTTGTAAAAGACAAGAGGGAgaaggctggtcacagtggctcacacctgtaatctcagcactttgggaggccaaagtagggggatcacttgaggtcaggagttcaagaccagcctggccaacatggtgaaatctcatctctactaaaaatacaaaaattagctgggcatggtggtgcgtgcctgtaatcgtagctacttgggaggctgaggcaggagaattgcttgaacccaagagatggaggctgcaatgagccaagatcatgccattgcactccagcctgggcaacacagcgagactccatcttgggaaaaaaaaaaaaaaaaaacgaagtaGGGTGAAACAATAGACAGCCATGGGAGTTAGGGGGCTTTTTAGACAGGATCCTGAGGGAGGGTCCCTGAGCCTGAGTGATGAGAAGGAGTGAAACTTGGGAAGATCTGGAGGTTCTGGGAAGAGGAACGGCAAGTACAGAGGCCCTGCAGCAGCAGTGACCGTGGCACatttgaagaagagagaaaaagtcaGAGAAgtagaaagtgggcaaaggaag
This sequence is a window from Theropithecus gelada isolate Dixy chromosome 11, Tgel_1.0, whole genome shotgun sequence. Protein-coding genes within it:
- the OAS1 gene encoding 2'-5'-oligoadenylate synthase 1 isoform X1, translating into MHFQNRVQRKAGLLVAGLRTKGKFQEAESKQMKFSTGIRGVSDLQKENEKTAPPFRGNETNSSPGSVSRRDKSEQVWEPVLLPLSLLSMMDLRKTPAKSLDKFIEDYLLPDRRFRMQINHAIDIICGFLKERCFRGSSSPVRVSKVVKGGSSGKGTSLRGRSDADLVVFLSPLTTFQDQLNRRGEFIQEIRKQLEACQRERAFSVKFEVQAPRWDNPRALSFVLSSPQLGEGVEFDVLPAFDALGQLTGGYKPDPQIYVELIEECVFLQKEGEFSTCFTELQRDFLKQRPTKLKSLIRLVKHWYQNCKKKLGKLPPQYALELLTVYAWERGSMETDFNTARGFRTVLELVINYQQLCVYWTKYYDFQNPIIEKYLSRQLRKPRPVILDPADPTGNLGGGDTKGWTQLAQEAEAWLNYPCFENWDGSPVSSWILLAEGDSEDDESYDPRMYQQHGYIQTYECPHFSQSPSTLQAASTRQAEENWTCTIL
- the OAS1 gene encoding 2'-5'-oligoadenylate synthase 1 isoform X2, with protein sequence MHFQNRVQRKAGLLVAGLRTKGKFQEAESKQMKFSTGIRGVSDLQKENEKTAPPFRGNETNSSPGSVSRRDKSEQVWEPVLLPLSLLSMMDLRKTPAKSLDKFIEDYLLPDRRFRMQINHAIDIICGFLKERCFRGSSSPVRVSKVVKGGSSGKGTSLRGRSDADLVVFLSPLTTFQDQLNRRGEFIQEIRKQLEACQRERAFSVKFEVQAPRWDNPRALSFVLSSPQLGEGVEFDVLPAFDALGQLTGGYKPDPQIYVELIEECVFLQKEGEFSTCFTELQRDFLKQRPTKLKSLIRLVKHWYQNCKKKLGKLPPQYALELLTVYAWERGSMETDFNTARGFRTVLELVINYQQLCVYWTKYYDFQNPIIEKYLSRQLRKPRPVILDPADPTGNLGGGDTKGWTQLAQEAEAWLNYPCFENWDGSPVSSWILLPQHTPGSIHSTGRRELDMHHPLNASAS